TCCAATTGGCCGGACACAGTAAGGTTGGTGGCGCGGCCGAAGAAGTCTTGCGAAAAATCGATTTCACCACTTTCGGTGCGGGGGATTTTGTGCAACGGCAGTGTCGTCACCTGAAACATCTCCCCCGCGCCTTCGGCATCGCTAGCCGTGATAATGGGCGTGTGCTGATGGTAAAAACCCTTGTCGTTGAAGAACTTGTGAATCGCGTAGGCCAAAGCGTGGCGGATGCGAAACACTGCCGCGAAAGTGTTGGTGCGGAAGCGCAGATGGGCGTGCTCGCGCAGGAATTCGAGCGATTGTCGCTTGGGTTGAAGCGGGAATTCTTCTGGGTTGCAGTCGCCGTATATGGTGATTTCGCTGGCCTTCACTTCCACTTTTTGGCCTTTCCCCTGCGATTCGACAAGTTGGCCGCGAGCGCCGATGGCCGCGCCAAATTTGATGCGGTCGAGCGTGGTTGGAGCGGTATTTTCAAAATCCACCACCACTTGCAGGTTTTGCGAAGTGGAGCCGTCGTTTAGGGCGATAAATTGATTGTTGCGGAAGGCTTTCACCCAGCCTTTTACCAAAACTTCCATCCCGCCAGTTGGCGGGTCTATGTGAAGGAGCTCGGCGATTTTCGTGCGGCGCATTTCTTTGAACGTTATTCTTTATTTCCTCTATTGTTCTTTCGGAGTCCGTCCAATCCAAGCGCGCGTACACCGCGATTTCCCTCGTGAAGCGGACGGATTCCGACAGAATGCCAAAATTCTGATGCTGAAAAAGCGGCGCAAAGGTAAGCCGGAAAGCCGACTTTGAAAGAGGTTCACTCAATTTTGAGGGATTTCACCTCACCGTTGGGCGTGACCATGATGAATTCCTTTTTCAAGATGGTTTTTTCAAGCGGTTTCCGTTGTGGAAGGGTAAACCGCGCCACGAGGTTGTAGGAAAATTGCACCGCCGGCTCGAGAATTTCGGGATTGACGACAATGTCGTAGTCGTTGGCGGGCACTGCGTTGTAGAATCGGGAAATGGGTTTGTCAACGGTGGTGATTTTGCTGTTTTCGTCGGCATCGAGGCGTTGAGCGCTGAAGGCTTGATACTTTTCGTAGCGGTTGATGGGATAGGCCACCCATGCGTTTTCGGCAGTGACGAGGTAGGCAGAGTCAAGGTGGATGCCGAGGCTTTTATACTGATTCTCAATTTTTTTGAGGTATTCAAAAGTCGTTTCGCGCAAATGGGAATAGACGGCGCTGGGGTCTTTGACGAAGTAATCCACTTTCACGATGTCGTAAATTTCCTGCTTGGCGGCGGCGGTCACGATGCGGTCGAGCAGCGACGGGTCGGTGTAGCGGATGTGAACGTTTTTTTGCAGCTCGAAGCCTTTGGGGATTTCGGTGTAGGTCTTTTTGGAAAAGAGTTTTTTGGTCATGTCGTATTCGTATTTGGGCAAAAAATTGACCATGTCCACATAAATGTCGTCGGCGGGAATGCCCATATTTTTCAAATCCGCGAGGAAGCCGCCAAGCCTGTTATTGAGAAGGGAGTTGGTTTCGTCGGCGGTTTTGCCGAGTTGGAGCAGGTTGAAAATGGCCGTGTACGAGCTTGCTTTTTGGTTGGAAAGGGCGTTGAGCGTGATTTCCAACTGGTTGTCGCCGATGAAAGTGGCGGCTTTTGCCACGCCGCGATATTGTGCGCTGAAATTGATGTTCTGGTAGGTCTTTTGTTGTTCCCCGTAGTTGCCCATTACTTGGGCAGAGAGGGCGAAGGTGAAGAAAGAAAAGAGGAAGGGCAGTAAGCGTTTTTGCATGGTTTGGTCAATTTTGGGGCAAAAACGGTAGGTTAACGAGAAAATTGCTCTTCGAGGGAACCTCAAAAACGCCCGCTGCTTTGCAAAACTCTGAAACGTAGGGGTAGGAAACCCGTCTAAGGCTCTACATTTGCCCAACCAAAAGCACCCT
This genomic interval from Saprospiraceae bacterium contains the following:
- a CDS encoding SIMPL domain-containing protein — protein: MQKRLLPFLFSFFTFALSAQVMGNYGEQQKTYQNINFSAQYRGVAKAATFIGDNQLEITLNALSNQKASSYTAIFNLLQLGKTADETNSLLNNRLGGFLADLKNMGIPADDIYVDMVNFLPKYEYDMTKKLFSKKTYTEIPKGFELQKNVHIRYTDPSLLDRIVTAAAKQEIYDIVKVDYFVKDPSAVYSHLRETTFEYLKKIENQYKSLGIHLDSAYLVTAENAWVAYPINRYEKYQAFSAQRLDADENSKITTVDKPISRFYNAVPANDYDIVVNPEILEPAVQFSYNLVARFTLPQRKPLEKTILKKEFIMVTPNGEVKSLKIE